From a single Lolium rigidum isolate FL_2022 chromosome 7, APGP_CSIRO_Lrig_0.1, whole genome shotgun sequence genomic region:
- the LOC124678189 gene encoding AT-hook motif nuclear-localized protein 23-like, with product MAGLDLGTAATRYVHQFHHLHPDLQLQQQQQQNSYVNAKQQQHDPADDNDNNGNYGGNGNYGGGGENNDGGSSSSGPAGDGGGGGGHGDIVARRPRGRPPGSKNKPKPPVIITRESANTLRAHILEVGSGCDVFECISTYACRRQRGVCVLSGSGVVTNVTLRQPSAPAGSVVTLHGRFEILSLSGSFLPPPAPPGATSLTIFLAGGQGQVVGGNVVGALYAAGPVIVIAASFANVAYERLPLEDEQEAQAAAAAAGMQMQQPGDTDAAGGMGGGGVPFPPDPSAAGLPFFNQLPLGNMGGGGAGSQLPPGADGHGWGGGRPQF from the coding sequence ATGGCAGGACTCGACCTTGGCACCGCCGCGACGCGCTACGTGCACCAGTTCCACCACCTCCACCCCGACCTCCAgctgcagcaacagcagcagcagaacAGCTACGTCAACgccaagcagcagcagcacgatCCCGCCGACGACAACGACAACAACGGCAACTACGGCGGCAACGGTAactacggcggcggtggcgaaaacAACGACGGCGGGTCATCGTCGTCCGgccccgccggcgatggaggcggcggcggcggccacggtgACATAGTGGCTCGCCGTCCACGCGGCCGCCCGCCGGGTTCAAAGAACAAGCCGAAGCCACCGGTGATCATCACGCGGGAGAGCGCCAACACGCTGCGCGCCCACATCCTGGAGGTCGGGAGCGGCTGCGACGTGTTCGAGTGCATCTCCACGTACGCGTGCCGGCGGCAGCGCGGTGTGTGCGTGCTCAGCGGCAGCGGCGTGGTGACCAACGTGACGCTGCGGCAGCCGTCGGCGCCGGCTGGATCCGTGGTCACGCTGCACGGCAGGTTCGAGATCCTGTCACTCTCGGGCTCCTTCCTCCCGCCACCAGCTCCACCCGGCGCCACAAGCCTCACCATATTCCTCGCGGGAGGGCAGGGCCAGGTTGTCGGCGGCAACGTCGTGGGCGCGCTCTATGCCGCGGGCCCCGTTATTGTGATCGCGGCCTCCTTCGCCAACGTCGCCTACGAGCGCCTCCcgctcgaggacgagcaagaggcccaggctgcggcggcggcggcggggatgcaGATGCAGCAGCCGGGTGATACCGATGCCGCGGGCGGCATGGGCGGGGGTGGCGTGCCGTTCCCTCCCGACCCGTCGGCAGCTGGGCTGCCGTTCTTCAACCAGCTTCCTCTCGGCAACATGGGTGGAGGCGGTGCTGGGTCGCAGCTCCCACCCGGCGCCGACGGCCACGGATGGGGCGGCGGACGGCCCCAGTTCTGA